GTCGGGGCCGACGGGTTGATCCTGATCGAAAGATCCACGACATGGGATTTTCGCTGGAGGTTTTTCAACGCCGACGGTTCGGAGGTGGATATGTGCGGCAACGGTGGCCGCTGCGCCGCCCGGTTTGCCTTCCTGAAAGGCATTGCGCCGCCGAGAATGTCTTTTGAGACCCGGGCCGGTGTCATTGACGCCGAGGTCAACGGGGATACGGTCAAGTTGAGACTCACTGATCCCACCGAACTCAAGACGAACCGCAAAATCAGGATCG
The Deltaproteobacteria bacterium DNA segment above includes these coding regions:
- the dapF gene encoding diaminopimelate epimerase, whose amino-acid sequence is MIEFYKMSGSGNDFIVIDNRRAELAVPDLNGFINRICSRKGAVGADGLILIERSTTWDFRWRFFNADGSEVDMCGNGGRCAARFAFLKGIAPPRMSFETRAGVIDAEVNGDTVKLRLTDPTELKTNRKIRIDDTPFDVNSVNTGVPHVVHFTSSLDAFDVIHVGRAIRYHRVYE